Proteins from a genomic interval of Halomonas alkaliantarctica:
- a CDS encoding LexA family protein: protein MEITDLRRENLKRILDARFNGKRAALADAIDREASYISRCLSDKAHRKKIGEEFARHIESRLNLPSRWLDQESPNTKDSQLSPAGGIENIDIAPTMAGMSPEIGWAQAGAWTEVCDIEINPEKYHPRPSNASPNTFVLRVVGESMLPEYTPGTLIFVDPEKVAENGKDVIAVMTETNEATFKRYIEEPGHGKMLKALNPNWHEPYVKINGNCRVIGVIVADMRIR from the coding sequence ATGGAAATCACAGACCTCAGACGTGAGAATTTAAAGCGCATCCTTGATGCACGCTTCAATGGCAAACGTGCTGCGCTAGCAGATGCTATTGACCGTGAAGCTAGCTATATTTCTCGCTGCTTAAGCGACAAAGCACATCGCAAAAAAATTGGCGAAGAATTTGCTCGTCATATAGAAAGCAGACTTAATCTACCCAGTAGATGGCTAGACCAGGAAAGTCCCAATACAAAGGACTCCCAGCTAAGCCCAGCGGGAGGGATAGAAAATATTGACATTGCGCCAACAATGGCTGGGATGAGCCCCGAAATTGGCTGGGCTCAAGCTGGAGCATGGACTGAAGTTTGTGATATTGAGATAAATCCTGAGAAATACCACCCGCGTCCATCTAATGCCAGCCCAAACACTTTTGTTCTCCGAGTGGTTGGTGAGTCTATGCTTCCAGAATATACCCCTGGAACCTTAATTTTTGTCGACCCTGAAAAAGTGGCGGAAAATGGAAAGGATGTCATTGCAGTGATGACAGAAACCAATGAAGCAACTTTCAAGCGATATATAGAAGAGCCAGGTCACGGCAAAATGCTGAAGGCACTTAATCCAAATTGGCATGAACCCTACGTTAAAATTAATGGTAATTGTCGGGTAATAGGCGTAATAGTCGCTGACATGCGAATTCGATAG
- a CDS encoding helix-turn-helix transcriptional regulator, translating into MPTSTPEEFEFNGFRCRFGQRNSEWPSLVQAQVIACLAAGMTRKEIAKLRGCSPSTVSSTVDSLFYYLNTHRAAGAVAEAMRRGWIAPLLIALLVSGINPDTEAMRNRPPARTRQQVSASRNVSRRDVGSVCS; encoded by the coding sequence ATGCCTACTAGCACCCCTGAGGAATTTGAATTTAATGGCTTCCGCTGTCGTTTTGGTCAACGTAACAGCGAATGGCCCTCACTCGTTCAGGCGCAAGTTATTGCATGCCTTGCAGCAGGAATGACTAGAAAAGAGATCGCTAAGTTACGAGGATGCTCGCCAAGCACAGTTAGTTCCACTGTTGATTCACTGTTTTATTACCTAAACACACATCGTGCTGCTGGCGCTGTTGCCGAAGCCATGCGCCGCGGCTGGATCGCTCCCCTTCTTATCGCCCTGCTGGTCAGCGGCATCAATCCCGACACCGAAGCCATGCGTAACCGCCCACCGGCTCGTACGCGCCAGCAGGTCAGCGCCAGTCGTAACGTGTCACGTCGTGATGTGGGGAGCGTCTGCTCATGA